The Rubidibacter lacunae KORDI 51-2 DNA segment GGCGGCGGCTGGTATCTACCCGTCGGAGTAGGAGTTCCGATTTCTGCAAGAGTGAGGAGACTGCTTGTAATTGACGGCTGTCGAGCAAGCGATCGCGTGCGTACAGTACGACGGTGGTGTTGGGTTGCCAGAAAACTTCACTGGCTTGGAGGCAGGAAGCAAACTGCTGCCAAACGTCTGGCCAATCAGCACTACCGGTATCCGTGCACGCTGTGGGTAAATAAACCGCAACGCGATCGCCATCGCGCCGGAGGGAAACGCGAGTGTCGTCGCTGCCGATAGCAGGCGAAGAGTCGGGTTCGGGGGCGGGGTCGGAAATCATGCAGGCGCGAGCAACGGGCGAAGATTGTTGATTTTATTCGCCATCCTAACCAACTGTGCGTGCTACTCGAGCGAATTCTCGACTCCGACCTGGAGGTGGGGCACTATGACCTTCGCTGCATGACTCAAGAGCCCGTTCGCATCGGTCTGATGCTCTTGCTCCATCGCAACAGCACGTTCTGCTTGCCTTCTGCTAACTGTCTCAAGGGGCAGGGGTTAGCTACTTAGGGGTACTTAAGGCAACTCAGTACTCGGGCAACTCGCCACCCGCACCCACCTCGTGCCCTCCGCTCGCTTTGATTGCGGACACGGGCGGTGTGGCTTCGCGGCGGTGGATGCGAATTTGCTGCAAGCGCGGCCCCTCAGCTGCTACGACGGTGAATTCCAAAGCATCGTGCTCGAATTGCTCTCCCTGGACGGGGATTTTCTGAAACTGGTACTGCAAGAACCCCCCGAGCGTTTGGTACTCGTCGGCCAGCGGTAGGTCCAAGTCGAGCAGTTCGTTTACCTCTTCCAAGTTCATGTGTGCTTGCACCAAAAACGTTTGCTCGTCTAGCATCTGCAGCGCGACTGCCTCGGAGCGCTCGGCTTCGCCTTCATCGCCAATAATTTCATCGACCAAATCCCGCAGCGCGATCAGTCCCGCCGTGCCGCCAAACTCATCTACCACGATCGCAATTTCCAAACGCGATCGTTGCATTTGCGATAGTAGTTCACTCAGGGGCGTGAATTCTGGAAAGAACCGCGCCGGTCGCATCCAAGGCGTTACAAGCGTATCTGGCTGTAGGTAGCCTCGCACGAGCGGCTCGGCCAGTTCTTTAAAGTCGATAATGCCGCGGATGTCGTCGAGAGATTCGCCGGCGACGGGAAAGCGCGAATGTCCCGAATCCGCCACCGCCCCAAGCAGCTCGGCAAAGGTTGCCGTCCGCGGTAGGAAGGCAATTTGCGTGCGCGGCACCATCACGGCTGCTGCTTCTACTTCGCCGAATTCAAGAATGTTGGTAAGCAGTTCGCGCTCGTCATTTTCCAGACCCGTCGATTCCCGCTCGGTGTTGATAATAAGTTGTAGTTCTTCGGAAGTGACGCGATCGTGCCAGGCCCGCGTGCTCGTCCGGATACCGAAAGCCCGCAAAAGACGCTGCGTCGAGCGATTTAACACCCACGCCAACGGTGCAAATAATTTCGCGATCGCCAAACTCGGCGGTCCTAGTACTCGTGCCAGTTCCTCGGCGTACCGCAGTGCCAGCGACTTCGGCACGAGTTCGCCCAGAACGATCTGCAGATACACCAGCAGGATAAAAGCCAGCGGGATCGAGATGCTGTGCGCGATGCTGGCACGTAAGTCCGGAGCTAGCGGGAGCTGGACTAATCCTGCCGCGATCGCCACGGCCATAGTCCGCTCGCCAACCCAGCCAAGTGCCAAACTCGAGAGCGTGATCCCAAGTTGAGTGGTAGACAGCAGGCGGTC contains these protein-coding regions:
- a CDS encoding hemolysin family protein, with the protein product MFASSALLGALVDIPPLTARDVVLRLLAVLVLIAINAFFVTAEFAIVSVRRSRISQLVEAGDARAKTVQSLQRGIDRLLSTTQLGITLSSLALGWVGERTMAVAIAAGLVQLPLAPDLRASIAHSISIPLAFILLVYLQIVLGELVPKSLALRYAEELARVLGPPSLAIAKLFAPLAWVLNRSTQRLLRAFGIRTSTRAWHDRVTSEELQLIINTERESTGLENDERELLTNILEFGEVEAAAVMVPRTQIAFLPRTATFAELLGAVADSGHSRFPVAGESLDDIRGIIDFKELAEPLVRGYLQPDTLVTPWMRPARFFPEFTPLSELLSQMQRSRLEIAIVVDEFGGTAGLIALRDLVDEIIGDEGEAERSEAVALQMLDEQTFLVQAHMNLEEVNELLDLDLPLADEYQTLGGFLQYQFQKIPVQGEQFEHDALEFTVVAAEGPRLQQIRIHRREATPPVSAIKASGGHEVGAGGELPEY